The proteins below come from a single Plantactinospora sp. KBS50 genomic window:
- a CDS encoding PHB depolymerase family esterase, which yields MSLLAGTPSLLARTPSLLAGTLSLLVVLAALAGCSPKRTDTKPDDGTPASGQAGPDVAVGTSEHTMTVDGRDRTYRLYRPASADLSGPVPLVIMLHGAAGTGSQAEEAYGWTGQADRDGFVVAFPDGLNRAWAVGPECCGAPAREGVDDVGFITDLVAEIGRALPVDPARTYVTGISNGGLLAYRLACDTRIFAAVGAVATTLTGQCPDPAPVSVLHIHGQQDKTMPYGGGPGRRDNDGTGRNPVHIDGPPIPELAARWRAVDDCDAPTVSTDGPVTRSTATCSQGRAVELITIAGAGHQWPGGEPNPPLAEKLLHLDPPATALNATDTIWRFFSAHPKPPGG from the coding sequence GTGTCGCTTCTCGCCGGGACGCCGTCGCTGCTCGCCCGGACGCCGTCGCTGCTCGCCGGGACGCTGTCGCTGCTCGTCGTGCTGGCGGCGCTGGCCGGTTGCAGCCCTAAGCGCACCGACACGAAGCCCGACGACGGTACGCCGGCCAGCGGCCAGGCCGGCCCGGACGTGGCGGTCGGAACGTCCGAGCACACCATGACCGTGGACGGTCGGGACCGCACCTACCGGCTGTACCGGCCGGCCTCGGCCGACCTGAGCGGGCCGGTGCCGCTCGTGATCATGCTGCACGGCGCCGCCGGCACCGGATCCCAGGCGGAGGAGGCGTACGGCTGGACCGGGCAGGCCGACCGGGACGGCTTCGTGGTCGCCTTCCCGGACGGGCTGAACCGGGCCTGGGCGGTCGGCCCGGAGTGCTGCGGGGCCCCGGCCCGCGAAGGCGTGGACGACGTCGGGTTCATCACGGACCTGGTCGCCGAGATCGGCCGGGCGTTGCCCGTCGACCCGGCCCGCACGTACGTCACCGGGATCTCCAACGGCGGGCTGCTGGCGTACCGGTTGGCCTGCGACACCAGGATCTTCGCCGCGGTCGGCGCGGTGGCCACCACCCTCACCGGCCAGTGCCCGGACCCGGCACCGGTCTCGGTGCTGCACATCCACGGCCAGCAGGACAAGACCATGCCCTACGGCGGCGGCCCCGGCCGCCGGGACAACGACGGCACCGGGCGCAACCCGGTACACATCGACGGCCCGCCGATCCCCGAGCTGGCCGCCCGGTGGCGGGCCGTGGACGACTGCGACGCACCGACCGTCAGCACCGACGGCCCGGTCACCCGGTCGACGGCGACCTGTTCGCAGGGTCGGGCCGTCGAGCTGATCACCATCGCCGGCGCCGGCCACCAGTGGCCCGGCGGCGAGCCCAACCCGCCACTGGCGGAGAAGCTGCTCCACCTCGACCCGCCCGCCACCGCGCTGAACGCCACCGACACCATCTGGCGGTTCTTCAGCGCGCACCCCAAGCCGCCCGGTGGCTGA